A genomic region of Candidatus Neomarinimicrobiota bacterium contains the following coding sequences:
- a CDS encoding uracil-DNA glycosylase, translating to MLKDAKNPYRLLEQLRNEVVSCSRCPRLVTFRQRISKEKRSQFKDWEYWGKPVPGFGNADSRLILVGLAPAAHGGNRTGRVFTGDKSGDFLVRCLYDVGLANQPDSNSVEDGLELKSIYLTPVLKCAPPGDKPTSEELRNCFQFFSSEIELLSSARCVIAFGRLAFDGCIRWWKTKIEMKSKDFPFGHGKFYDLPGKITLVASYHPSPRNVNTGRLTYPMMLRLLEKVKLLVPNI from the coding sequence ATGCTGAAAGACGCGAAAAATCCGTACCGTCTACTGGAGCAGCTGCGGAATGAGGTGGTTTCATGCAGCCGTTGCCCCCGGTTGGTGACATTCCGCCAGCGGATTTCGAAAGAGAAGCGATCGCAATTCAAAGATTGGGAATACTGGGGTAAGCCGGTGCCCGGTTTCGGGAATGCGGACTCAAGATTAATTCTGGTGGGGCTTGCCCCTGCCGCACACGGGGGAAATCGCACTGGACGAGTATTTACGGGGGACAAATCGGGAGATTTTCTCGTGAGATGTCTTTACGATGTGGGTCTGGCCAATCAACCCGATTCCAACTCCGTGGAAGACGGACTGGAACTCAAATCCATATATCTGACGCCGGTTCTGAAATGTGCACCTCCCGGAGATAAACCCACATCCGAGGAACTGCGCAACTGTTTTCAATTCTTTAGCTCGGAAATTGAATTGCTCTCATCAGCCCGGTGCGTCATCGCTTTCGGCCGGCTGGCATTTGATGGTTGCATCAGGTGGTGGAAGACAAAGATAGAGATGAAGTCGAAAGATTTTCCGTTTGGACACGGCAAGTTCTATGACCTGCCGGGAAAGATCACACTAGTAGCGTCCTACCATCCCAGTCCAAGAAATGTGAACACGGGCCGCCTGACGTACCCCATGATGCTTCGCCTGCTGGAAAAGGTGAAACTCCTGGTTCCGAATATTTGA